A genomic stretch from Carbonactinospora thermoautotrophica includes:
- a CDS encoding glycosyltransferase family 2 protein yields MSVVMPVLNEERHLRTAVQHVLAQDYPGEIEVVIALGPSTDRTDEIAHALAAQDSRVRTVPNPSGKTPSALNRAIAAARYGVIVRVDGHGMLPPDYVRIAVELLAETGADNVGGIMHAEGTTPFEKAVACAMSSPLGVGNARFHTGGEEGPADTVYLGVFRRETLERLGGYDESFVRAQDWELNWRIRQAGGLVWFSPRLKVTYRPRPNLKALAKQYFNYGRWRRVVARLHKGSINFRYLAPPTALLLIVAGTVAGVAGFPLGFVIPGGYLAGVLVGSLWIGRRLEPAALVRLPLVIPTMHFSWAIGFLTSPARLVPGWEGKRPGEQTRPAREDA; encoded by the coding sequence GTGTCGGTCGTGATGCCGGTGCTGAACGAGGAACGGCACCTGCGTACCGCGGTCCAGCACGTCCTCGCCCAGGACTACCCGGGCGAGATCGAGGTGGTGATCGCTCTCGGGCCGTCCACCGACCGGACCGACGAGATCGCGCACGCGCTGGCCGCCCAGGATTCCCGGGTGCGCACGGTCCCCAACCCCAGCGGCAAGACGCCGTCGGCGCTGAACCGGGCGATCGCCGCCGCGCGGTACGGCGTGATCGTGCGGGTGGACGGGCACGGCATGCTGCCGCCCGACTACGTCCGGATCGCGGTCGAGTTGCTGGCGGAGACCGGAGCGGACAACGTCGGCGGCATCATGCACGCCGAGGGCACCACGCCGTTCGAGAAGGCCGTCGCCTGCGCGATGAGCTCCCCGCTCGGGGTCGGCAACGCCCGGTTCCACACCGGCGGCGAGGAGGGCCCGGCCGACACGGTGTATCTCGGCGTGTTCCGCCGCGAGACGCTGGAGCGGCTCGGCGGGTACGACGAGTCGTTCGTCCGCGCCCAGGACTGGGAGTTGAACTGGCGGATCCGCCAGGCCGGCGGGCTGGTCTGGTTCTCCCCCCGGCTCAAGGTCACCTACCGGCCGCGGCCCAACCTGAAGGCGCTGGCCAAGCAGTACTTCAACTATGGCCGCTGGCGCCGGGTGGTGGCGCGGCTGCACAAGGGTTCGATCAACTTCCGGTACCTGGCGCCGCCCACGGCGCTGCTGCTGATCGTCGCCGGCACGGTCGCCGGCGTGGCCGGCTTCCCGCTGGGGTTCGTGATCCCCGGCGGTTACCTGGCCGGCGTCCTGGTCGGCTCGCTGTGGATCGGCCGCCGGCTCGAACCGGCCGCGCTGGTCCGGCTGCCGCTGGTGATCCCGACCATGCACTTCTCGTGGGCGATCGGGTTCCTGACCAGCCCGGCGCGGCTCGTCCCCGGGTGGGAGGGAAAGCGGCCAGGAGAGCAGACCCGACCCGCGCGAGAAGACGCCTGA